TTATATCGGGTATGGAATTTTACAAGTTCGTTTGCACTTAAATTTTCTTTTAACCGCCGAAATTCTGCATAGGCAAATATCCTTATCAAGAAATGCTCGCGTAATTCAGGATTTTTTAACCTACCCTCGTGTTCAGCCGGCAATTGCGGGAAATGATTCTTTACTCCTTCGGCAAAAAACCCATCGGTTCGTCCTACAATCTTATCGTTTTGATAGTAGTTTGCCGAGGTAATGCCGCAGGATGGGGATTTACTCTTCAACAAAAATCCATCAAACTCATTTATATCTACATTATCTACAAAATCCTTTATAAATTTTTTAATATTCTGGGTGAGGTCTCTCTGGGTTTCAGGCTGGTATAACCTTTTGTTGCCATTTTCTTTTATTACAATTATCTTTGGCCTCGGCACACCCAGCCCCATTTCCATTTCCGGGCAGACGAGTTCGTAATCTACAAACTTTTTCAAACGCTCCACAAACTCATCCTGCACAATCCCGC
This genomic window from candidate division WOR-3 bacterium contains:
- a CDS encoding DUF523 and DUF1722 domain-containing protein, translated to MDKPRIILSRCFCEAVRYNGGIVQDEFVERLKKFVDYELVCPEMEMGLGVPRPKIIVIKENGNKRLYQPETQRDLTQNIKKFIKDFVDNVDINEFDGFLLKSKSPSCGITSANYYQNDKIVGRTDGFFAEGVKNHFPQLPAEHEGRLKNPELREHFLIRIFAYAEFRRLKENLSANELVKFHTRYKYLLMTYSQKALKEMGKIVADGKSNLQEKLENYKNLFYSAFAKKPSRSKHFNTILHIYGYFSKNLNEKEKRHFLNLLEKYKNGTGALSTIIEMLKNFSYRFNNTYLLSQKYLEPFPEELMFADTLVRK